Below is a genomic region from Rhododendron vialii isolate Sample 1 chromosome 5a, ASM3025357v1.
TACATAACCTAATTAAGAGAAAGATGCACAACGATCTAATTGAACATGAGTACACAGCGTGGGAATGAACACATGTGAATGATGTCCCTGTTGATGATCGCATTGGTGCCGTAGAGAGTTCCAATGAGTGGACCGCGGGAAGGGATGCTCTAGTGGCAGCCATGTATAACCATTAATTAGCCAATGGTGGGGGACAAGTGAAGGGCATCCTTCCTTGATTCTATttggttttgttgtgtttgacaTTGTAATTGTACTATTTGTAAATTCTTTGTAACTTTTGTTGTTGAACAACTTGTAACGTACTATTATATTTCATGCTCTATTCATAAATCATGTTTAAGGTCCTACTTTTACAATAGTTGCACAAATTTAAATGCATTTGCAGCTATGGCTACTAATGAAGTGGAAGTAATGGACGTGGAAGGGCCTTCAAAGCAAAAACGTAGGAGTTGGAGGAAAGTTGAGGAGGATGCACTAATGAAGTGCATGGTGAATGAAGAAAAGGAGAAGTGGAAGCCCGAGAATGGCTTCTGAATGGGTTACTTCATCCACATGGAGAAAGAGTTACAAAAAGTTCTCCCGGGGTCCAACCTTAAGGCTAACCCCCATATTGACTCGAAGGTGAAGCATTGGAAATCCATATGGGCTAAAATTGTTGACATTACTGGCCTAAGTAATTTTGGGTGGGATGCTGTCAACAATCGCATTGATGTGGAGCAGCCTATATGAGATGAGTATGAAAAGGTAACTCCCAATCTTGAATTCCAATGGTTTAATTGAATATTAAGCCTAGGGAATTCTTACTAAAAGTGCCAATATTTATGTAGGCCCATTCTAAATAGGCCCGAGGCTTGTACGGGAAGTCTTTCTCGTACTTTGAGGATTGGCAAATAATATCTGGCAAGGATAAGACTATAAGGGCGGTTGCAGAAGATTATGACGAAATGGCGCGCCCAGATATTGCCAACGAAAGTGCGGAGCCACACAACTTCAACGACTTCTATGATGCTCTATTCACTGACTACGACGTACATCTCCTCAACACTCCCACAACTCTCACAAGTGGCATAACTTAAGCATTCACACCTCATGCCTTACTCCCCATGTCCACTCCCAGTGGCTCAATTACGACGGCCAATGCTGGAGCCCCAAAAGGGAAGAAGAGGACAAGAATGTGTGAAGCGGAGTTGTCTATCTATGCGAGCATGGACAATTTCTTGAAATCAACCAATGGTCATGTGGAGAAATTGGCCAATTCCTTTGGCCACGAAAAAGAGCTATTCGCCCAACGCACGATGGTGAAAGAGGAGTTGTCAAAGCTTGATATCACTTTGGCAGGAAGAAGTTCAAGCTCAGTACTGTAATCGTGCAATCGGAAGAAAGAGTTGACGCCTTCTATGGGACAAAGCCCGAGGAGAGGCAAGCTTTGGTGGAGGCCATCCTTGCCGGTGAGGTGTATGGTCCCATGTAGTGGCAATAGTAGTGCCCTTTTGAATTGGCTTAAGTACCATTATAAGCAAGATTGGTactttacccattttttttaaagtggctGCACGTTCTTGTCGTACAGTATAAACCATTTGTTAATTTGTAATGAATAACTAGGAATAATACTTTTGTAGGAGGTGAACTAAGAACAATGTTGATGCACTAATTTGTATGCTTGTCAGTGATGTAATTGTACTTGTTATGTCAGATATGTTATGTCATATATGGTTATGTGGGTCCCTTATTATAAAGATGGTTATGTAATATAGGCATATCTTTGCATGACAGGGTTTGGGTGATTGTGTACTACAAATAGGGCGATGAtgaataaattaaaaatgaagGCTAGAAGGTAGTTACCTTGGCGGGATAACCTTAGTTGCAGCCACGAGTAACTTCCAATGGTTTTCCATTAATTGTTTGAGCCCGCATCGAAGCCAATATGGACATCATTATGGTTATGTACATCCAGTCACAAAAGTTGGTGGCtatgatgttatttttctgagcCAAATGTTTCAATCACTTAACTGCGCTTGCACAATTTCATGATCATTATTGGTGGCAATGATGACATTGTTCTGAGCCAAATGGCTGGCAGTACTTCTGGAGACTTGTAATTTTTAGCTATGTTTGTTTGTTAAATGGTGGCATATCAATGTGTGTGAGTGAAAAGTGCAGTTTTGTGGTGAAATTATGCAAGTGcaaatctgtgtgtgtgtgtgtgtgtgagttggAAGTGCAGTTTTCTGCACCATTCTGGGCCTTTGGTTCATTTTCTTTGGTggttagggcctgtttggatgagAATTGTGAAGGGGGATTGTGATTTCTCTCCTTTCAGCAGGTGTAGTTTGTGGCAGTTTGTGGGTTGTTTTTGTAGGTACAATAACTGTTTTGGCATGGATTTTGTTGAGCTGTGTCTTGGCCACTTTTTTGAGTACCCTTATGATTCAATTGTCTTGTGTTTTCATGAGTTAGTTGGGCTATTTTTTTCAAGTTGTAACTAGTGTCTATGATAAACTTTTTCTGAGACAAATGGCATAACTGAGACAATCTTGTTTTTagcagtgtgtgtgtgtgtggcctGTGATTTGTCATGCTTTGGCATAGGTTTTGTTGGCCACTCAGGTCGGTGCAGGTATTTAGGTGGCTGTATCTGGGTTGTTATAGCAGTCCATTACAGTTTTGTAGGTTGTTTCTGTTCTGTTTCTGCAATTTTTTATTCCATACAGTTTCTGCACTGTGTGTGTGCTGCTGTCCGGATGTGCCGTGTGTGTGGGTTTGGCATGATGTCTTGATATGGTTTCATGATGTAGTGTGTGTGCGTGCGCTAATAGTGGTTTCTGGACTATTTTTTGGCATACTCTAGTGCAATTTCTGAGCTATTTTTGAGGCAGTTTTGTGGGCTGTTTCTGGGTTAGGGGTGGCTATATTCTGCAGATTTCTGGGTTGTGTTGGTTTCTGCAATTCCAATGCAATGCAGGTCTGTGTGTTGTGGCTAGATTCTATTGTTTTCTGGGTGGCTATATTCTGCTATTTTCTGGGTTGTATCCATTTGTTAATTGGGATATTTTTGTGAGGTTGTAAACTAGTGGCTATGATGAAATTTTTCTAAGCCAAATGTCATAAATGATGGTGTTTTGGTaaggggggtgtgtgtgtgtccaaGTTGTATCCTAAGTGTGTCCTGCTGCTGGTATGTTTAGGCATGAGTTTTGAGGCTGTTTCGGGCTTTTTTGTGGTTATGTTGCTAATCATTTTGAGCTGTTTTTTGGTGGTTTGTGGCCATGTTCGGTTGTTGTTTTCTGGGCTTCTTCTTGGCATACTTTATGGCTGttttgtggcatgttttgagACAGTTTTGCGACAAGTTTTtcggcttcttcttcttataCTTAGGCCATGATGATATAAAAGAgacatttgaatgcaagtcaCTTATCTTGGCGAGACAAATTATGAGGGTCAACGATTCAATCACTGCTCGGCAACATAACTTGTAGTCAAGCAGTGCACCTATGTGCCAGTAAAATATATCTGAGCCAAATAAAATTTCTAAGCATACTATTAGTATTGTTTCACATTAAAATATCGATATTGTTGTATCCTAATAGATTTTCGGATGGGGGGTgaagataaagaaaattatTGGGTGGTTTTCGTTGGCCGTAAACCGGGGATCTATACAAGTTGGGAGACTGCGGAATTGCAAGTTAATGGGTACTCGGGGAACTTGATGAAACGGTACAACACATTCGACGAAGTAGAAGGAGCATTGTTACAATTTCATGAGGAAAGATACCGGCTTAATCAAGAGATGCAGTCGGTACCAACCAAACATCAATTAAGTGACAGTGCTTCCACATCCGTAATTGCTTTGGAAGTTCAACATCGACCAAGTCTAATAACATACTTTATTGGAATATTTTTCTTAGGATTCGTATGTTGTATTTTATTCTCACATGTATTCGATTCGGAATGAACTTGTAAAATTTGTAATTTCAAGACTTTGATTGGGAAGACTGACAAATAAATAATGTGCTTACATTTTCACGGTAAGATTCGGTTAAAAAATAATGCTTGAATAAATAAATCACTTCTtcgaaaattcaattgaaaacaTGCTACAACAGAGGCTGGTAATGAGTTTAACGTAAAGACAAATCACACATACGAATTTATTATAACACACATacggaaaataaaaaaaatggaagccATCAAATGACAAATCCATTTATTGTCACAACTAAATGTTTCTTCGAACACGTGCCTTCAACTTCTAGTTTTCCCAACGACCAAAAATATGGCTCCACTGGATGAAATTGGAAAATTACATGTCACGATATCGGCTCAGCTGTGACTGATCCTACATAAAGTTAGAAAAATCATTTAGATAATTTACTAAATGATTCCCTTTCCAGAAACAAAAACCGTTGCCGATGTATTGCAGGGAGCAGCCGCCAATTCTCTCTTTAGCGGTtggtttcatattttttttgaatcatcCAAGTTCCAAGAATCAAAACGACGTCGCTCCTCGATCCTCGCTACCCAATTGCGAGTACCCAGGGCTTAAGGTTTTCGTGGACGCAAGATGTCATCAGGCAGGCCGCCGCTCGCCGCCGGAGAAAGAGAGACGCGGATGGTTCCGGTGCCGGAGAGGCGGAGCCTTGCCCTCCCCCCGCGGCCACCGGCGGCGGCCATATCGAACGCGCTCGTCGAGTACGTGCCAGCCGTACCTAATCCCGAGGACGAGGACCTTGAGGTAAAGCTCCGGCGGATTCTCGAAAACGTTCCGGTTCGGGTCAGCAACACCTCCGGCAGCTCGGCCGGTTCTGGCTCTGGCGACTTTCATCAGGTAATGTATCGAGATCGATTGGGTTGTTTTCTTTGTATCTGTTTTTTGCTAGAATTTCTGTTTTATGAGATACCTATACAAGCCGGAGGCCGAGTGGTCAAGGCTCGCGGTGTAGGGTTTTGCTCTGGTTTCGAACATTCAAAAGATCCCAGATGCTATTAATTTGTAATCGGGCTAGGCCAAAATAGTTTTGCCCCGATTTTAATCAGAATCCGACGGTGGAATTGGGTCACAGGGATTACTGTTGAAGTGTGCATAAGCTGCCTGGACTTCAGAGTTATCAATAAAGATAGATACCCAGTGGCGACTCTAGGAATTTTGATTAGTGGTGTTATAGAGTAATTTTTCTGTAAAGTCATAGCATATCTACTGCATAGACAAATGAATATGCACTTCTCAAATCTAAAAAAAGAGTATTTCAGTAAAGCAAGTACATTAGCTTTTACAATTGCACTACAGATCACCTTATTAAATCAATAGAAAACCATAACAACAAGGAATTAGCTTATTAAATCATTATGTACTCCTCACATCGTTAGCCCTACAGTTTCAATGGTTGAGTAACTTCAGTTTGCTTGAACAAATGTATTAAAGAAACTGGAAATAGGGTGACCCATGTTCTCAGTCCTATATGTTTCTGATTTGGTAAAGTAAGAGGGAAGGTAAAAAGTAGACCTTCAGTCACATACAGAGGCGGAGCTAGGATTTGGATACGGGAGTGGCACCGTAAtttatacatacatgtatgtaaaTCGACATATTTGTGAATTCAATTTTTATGTCAATACACACTCACTATACTCAGTAAAGAAATATGCAACAAAAATACTCAACTTGTGGGGGAAAAAATTAATGTCCAAGTGTGTTACGTTCCTTTTCAATtagtgaaaaaaatacaaaccatgTGGGGATTTTTAATACAAAGCTAAAACTTgtgaaaaaaaactaatgtcGAAATAAGTTACGTTCCTTTTCAATTTTAGTAAAAAGATACAAACTATGTGAGAATTTATGCGAAAAGAAGCAAGCAATAAAAACACTAAGTTTGTGGGGGGTAA
It encodes:
- the LOC131327128 gene encoding uncharacterized protein LOC131327128; its protein translation is MSSGRPPLAAGERETRMVPVPERRSLALPPRPPAAAISNALVEYVPAVPNPEDEDLEVKLRRILENVPVRVSNTSGSSAGSGSGDFHQYRQMRRKEQDRLSRMDADHKRRKELAEFNMRREERMRAAEERTAKKRLKRQKKKQKKKEKKSNLNTSEEDNKKNESSDDDGDSDHGE